In Oenanthe melanoleuca isolate GR-GAL-2019-014 chromosome 10, OMel1.0, whole genome shotgun sequence, a single window of DNA contains:
- the LYSMD4 gene encoding lysM and putative peptidoglycan-binding domain-containing protein 4, which yields MRLNESRTRPFQAPATVHTFPGRQLFVFPNGRSDSDESSEEELNVMELRPRGKEQPRSSSRDRLGDVVLLERELTQEDSLNKLALQYGCKVADIKRVNNFIREQDLYALKSIKIPVRPHGLLTESAGALRPQPAGPAQPGLTRLEPPEPEPEPICGGSAGSRRLSEYFRGIDQSIQDAVQVEVQLSAEYGGEGLDRPVPEAGKRDAGNGADCGIQWWNAVFIMLLIGIVLPVFYIIYFKTQGLVAHTFNITTPNVSTAALEGKLTQGSGVGKKT from the exons ATGAGGCTGAACGAGAGCCGGACGAGGCCCTTCCAGGCTCCTGCCACTGTGCACACCTTCCCGGGCAGGCAGCTGTTCGTGTTCCCCAATGGCCGCTCCGACTCTGACGAGTCCTCGGAGGAGGAGCTCAACGTGATGGAATTGCGGCCCCGGGGCAAGGAGCAGCCGCGGAGCAGCAGCcgggacaggctgggggatgTGGTGCTTCTGGAGAGGGAGCTCACCCAGGAGGACAGCCTCAACAAGCTGGCCCTGCAGTACGGATGTAAG GTTGCAGATATCAAACGTGTCAACAACTTCATCCGGGAGCAGGACCTGTACGCGCTGAAGTCCATCAAGATCCCGGTGCGGCCGCACGGGCTGCTCACCGAGAGCGCCGGGGCGCTGCGGCCGCAGCCGGCGGGGCCCGCCCAGCCCGGCCTGACGCGCCTGGAGCCGCCCGAGCCTGAGCCCGAGCCCATTTGCGGCGGCTCTGCTGGCAGCCGCCGCCTCAGCGAGTACTTCAGGGGCATTGACCAGAGCATCCAGGACGCCGTGCAGGTGGAGGTGCAGCTGAGCGCCGAGTACGGCGGGGAGGGGCTGGACAGGCCCGTGCCCGAGGCGGGGAAGCGGGACGCTGGTAACGGTGCAGACTGCGGAATCCAGTGGTGGAACGCCGTGTTCATTATGCTCCTGATAGGAATTGTCCTGCCAGTGTTTTATATCATCTATTTCAAAACACAAGGCCTGGTGGCCCACACCTTTAACATAACAACCCCAAATGTTTCAACAGCTGCGTTGGAAGGGAAATTAACACAAGGCTCAGGcgtaggaaaaaaaacctaa